One Clavelina lepadiformis chromosome 1, kaClaLepa1.1, whole genome shotgun sequence genomic region harbors:
- the LOC143468287 gene encoding uncharacterized protein LOC143468287 gives MECQSGQLNIVLKTVNDLILQELKSMRQDMKMEFEKIQENLENVVSKLLPETNKTETMNHTMPFGKTVQPSVVQSDTGICIQEIPSDKASALVYLKAIEENTLSLQDHDIFQAETDGKITSMSNNIDLSSGNEANATFGDKIVDSEKLTQRNSHVEYNISPKDLPVKIITNGECSTRKVKCALKIVKNDIRKHFYCAVCNKSFSRKSTLQNHLRNHAGIRPFQCNVCRKSFSCSSVLKQHLSIHTEECPYQCHVCCKPFSRKDHLQTHMRSHTGERPYQCKVCCKSFLQSSHLQTHMKIHIGDRPYQCDVCCKSFPLSSTLKAHKKTHNGERPYQCDVCCKSFSRSSNLHTHMTVHTGQRSYQCKVCFKSFSYNSGLHNHMKIHNRDQPR, from the coding sequence ATGGAGTGTCAGTCAGGTCAACTtaacattgttttaaaaacagtgAATGATCTTATTTTGCAAGAATTAAAGTCTATGCGACAAGATATGAAGAtggaatttgaaaaaattcaagAAAACCTGGAAAATGTGGTTTCAAAGCTTCTTccagaaacaaacaaaactgaaaccatgaacCACACAATGCCATTTGGGAAAACAGTGCAACCATCTGTTGTACAGTCTGATACTGGCATTTGTATTCAGGAAATTCCTTCAGACAAGGCATCAGCTTTAGTTTACCTTAAAGCTATTGAAGAAAATACTTTGTCGTTGCAGGATCATGATATTTTCCAAgctgagactgatggcaaaaTTACTTCCATGTCAAATAATATTGACCTTTCGTCAGGAAATGAAGCAAATGCCACATTTGGGGACAAAATTGTTGATTCTGAAAAGTTAACTCAAAGAAACTCTCATGTTGAATATAACATATCACCTAAGGATTTACCAGTTAAAATCATAACAAATGGTGAATGCAGTACTAGAAAGGTTAAGTGTGCcctaaaaattgttaaaaatgacaTAAGAAAACATTTCTATTGCGCTGTTTGTAATAAATCTTTTTCACGAAAATCAACATTGCAAAATCATTTAAGAAATCATGCGGGCATCCGACCGTTCCAATGCAACGTTTGTCGCAAATCATTTTCTTGTAGCAGCGTTTTGAAGCAACATTTGAGTATCCACACTGAAGAGTGCCCGTATCAATGCCATGTTTGCTGCAAACCATTTTCACGAAAGGATcatttgcaaactcatatgagatcacatactggagagcgtccttatcaatgcaaagtttgttgcaaatcatttttacaAAGCAGCCATTTGCAAACTCACATGAAAATCCACATTGGAGAtcgtccttatcaatgcgatgtttgttgcaaatcatttccATTAAGCAGTACTTTGAAAGCTCATAAGAAAACCCACAAtggagagcgtccttatcaatgcgatgtttgttgcaaatcattttcacgaagCAGCAATTTGCATACTCATATGACAGTCCACACTGGACAACGCTCTtatcaatgcaaggtttgtttcaaatcattttcatacaACAGCGGTTTGCATAATCATATGAAAATTCACAACCGAGACCAGCCACGCTAG
- the LOC143473178 gene encoding uncharacterized protein LOC143473178 encodes MDSNYPSGMQVDKVLKAISDLILQELKSMRQDIKMEFSKMQENMEDMCLKLLAETRKAETMNNSGQAENTMQPFTVQSDTGICIQEVYSEKKSVIPHLEAIKVKSSLPMCKETFLTETDDTISPMLNNIVPQSENEGNALCKDKVVDSESCNESTSHVEYNRLAKQLSIFPHLEEDCLSLQDWEVSQFETGDKISPAINNVVSQSENEENAAYEEKIIDSENINERIPHVNCKDSPILQTEADGTIASFSYNIILQSENEAKATVEDEIIDSENLTERNSHVEYNISAKEPSDKSIVNGESNKVECSPTIVKTDKKKHFCCTVCEKSFTKRSNMERHLNTHTGIRLYQCEVCCKSFSLNNTLKNHTKVHSGERLYHCKVCCKSFKYSSNLKSHMKVHTGECPYECEVCFKSFSRSSHLHTHMKVHTGERPYQCEVCSKSYSCSTSLKRHMIVHTGERPYHCKVCDKSFSQNSSLKTHMKVHNGERPFQCEICCKSFSLSNNLQRHMKVHTGERPH; translated from the coding sequence ATGGATTCTAATTATCCAAGCGGTATGCAAGTTGACAAGGTTTtaaaagcaatcagtgatctgattttacaagaattaaaatcaatgaGGCAAGATATAAAGAtggaattttcaaaaatgcaagaaaacatggAAGACATGTGTTTAAAGCTTCTTGCAGAAACAAGGAAAGctgaaaccatgaacaatAGCGGGCAAGCTGAGAACACAATGCAACCATTCACTGTACAGTCTGATACTGGCATTTGTATTCAGGAAGTttattcagaaaaaaaatcaGTAATTCCTCATCTTGAAGCTATTAAAGTCAAAAGTTCGTTGCCGATGTGTAAAGAGACTTTCCTGACTGAGACTGATGACACAATTTCTCCCATGTTAAATAATATTGTTCCTCAGTCAGAGAACGAGGGAAATGCCCTATGTAAGGACAAAGTTGTTGATTCTGAAAGCTGTAATGAAAGCACATCGCACGTAGAATATAACAGATTAGCTAAGCAGTTATCTATTTTTCCTCATCTTGAAGAAGACTGTTTATCACTCCAGGATTGGGAGGTTTCACAATTTGAGACTGGTGACAAAATTTCTCCCGCGATAAATAACGTTGTTTCACAATCAGAGAATGAAGAAAATGCTGCATACGAGGAAAAGATTATTGATTCTGAAAACATAAATGAAAGGATACCACATGTAAATTGCAAAGATTCACCTATTTTGCAGACTGAAGCTGATGGAACAATTGCTTCCTTCTCATATAACATTATCCTCCAGTCGGAGAATGAAGCAAAAGCTACAGTTGAAGACGAAATTATTGATTCTGAAAACTTAACTGAAAGAAACTCACATGTTGAATATAACATATCAGCTAAAGAACCTTCTGATAAAAGCATAGTGAATGGTGAGAGCAATAAGGTGGAGTGTTCTCCGACAATTgttaaaactgataaaaaaaagCATTTCTGTTGCACTGTTTGTGAAAAATCCTTCACAAAAAGATCAAACATGGAAAGACATTTAAACACTCACACTGGTATACGATTATATCAGTGTgaggtttgttgcaaatccTTTTCACTAAACAACACTTTGAAGAATCATACGAAAGTCCACAGTGGTGAGCGTCTTTATCACTGCAAGGTTTGTTGCAAGTCATTTAAATACAGCAGCAATTTAAAgagtcatatgaaagtccacactggagagtgTCCTTATGAATGTGaagtttgtttcaaatcattttcgcGAAGTAGCCATTTGCATactcatatgaaagtccatactggagagcgcccttatcaatgcgaggTTTGTTCCAAATCATATTCATGCAGCACCAGTCTAAAGCGTCATATGATAGTCCATACTGGTGAGCGCCCTTATCACTGCAAGGTTTGTgacaaatcattttcacaaaacagcagtTTGAAAACTCACATGAAAGTTCACAATGGAGAGCGCCCTTTTCAGTGTGAGATTTgttgtaaatcattttcactaAGTAACAATTTGcaacgtcatatgaaagtccacactggagagcgccctcaTTAA